The Candidatus Mancarchaeum acidiphilum sequence TAAAATTTTCCTTTTTATTTTTAGAAATAGTAAAATAAGTGAGCCACATTATAGCTTGTTAAGCGATGTTTATAAAACTTGTTGTTTTTTAATAATATGACTAATATAAGACTGGTATATTATATGATTAAATAGCTTTCTTTTCCTTTTTAATTGGTGAAATGAGTGGGTGGTAAAAGGTCGGTACCTAAAGGTACGTACAATATTTTTTCCTTAGGTGATATGGGAGGTGCACAGGCGTATATGAGTGAAAGAAACCTCATAGGGATGAGCAGGTATCTGAGGGGGTTGGATAATAGTAACCTACCAAATGTTTTGATATTGGGAGGAGGAGTAATGCCCTACTTCCCAACTAAAGGTTCTACTGCAAACAACAATTACCTTGACACTATAGTACCAAAGTTGAATTCCATATTGGATTCCGCAATATATATGAAGCCACACCTTAACCGGATGCTTTCTCTGCTACCGAAAGAGACAAAAATAATATATACATTGGGAGATGAGGATAGGAAAAATATACTTGAGATACAAAGGTCACTTGGATTGGCTTATAAAAATGATATGGAGTATTTAGAGAAACTTATAAGCGACGAAAATCTGACAGTAAATTCAAGGGTTGAGATATTAAAGGGCATTGATACATCAAAGGCAAAATTTAGAGAGATGCTTGCTAAGGATAAAAATGAACAGAGCAAATACGACAGGGATATGAAGGAGTTGCAGAATATAAAGGTAAAGGAAGGTATAAACAGGGAGGAGAAGAAGGAAGCAGAGGAAAGAAGGGATTTGTTAAAGGCGCTTTATACCCTAAAAGTTCAAGAATCTGATCCGAGCGATGGCAAATTTGACAAGTACCTCAGCCAAAAGAAAGAAGAGATGTCCAAGATACTTGAAGAAATGAAAAATGTAACCGATTCCGACAAGCTGGCAGAGCTTTCGGCAAAATCAAAAGCAATATCAAATTCCATAAGGGTTATGGGAAATAAGATGAAAGAAAAAAGCAGCACTAATGAGCAGTACAAGAGCGACATGCGCAACAAGAGCGTGGATAATTATACAGGAAATTCCCTTACAGACCATAGGTCGCATGAGATAATAAATAAGCTTTCAGAATCTTACTACTTGAGCTATTTGAAAGATGCATTTGGTAGGAAGAGGAAACTGACTCTCCAAAATGAAAAAGTTGACGGCATGATTATAGATGCAGGCAGAGGAAAGTTCAACCTTATCACAGCGTACAGCTTGAATGTTATACTTGGAGCGAGAAGCATAGGGAGCAACAACAAGATTGTTGGCAAGCTTGATATTCTTGCAAACAACGGTTTAAACGCAGAAAAGATAAATCCAAAGCTAGATAATATATTGGTAACTAGCAAAAACAACAATAGCTCGTTTACAATAGAGCCCTATAGGGATAGGTCTGATTTATTAACATTTGCACTTGCACAAGGACCGTTCACGGATCCTGGCAAAGTCACTTCTAAATGGAACGAATGGGTTAATACAAAGTATACGCAATCAGTTCAAAAAGGCATAGTGAGCAATGGTTTCACGATACTTAGGGTATCTGATCCGGGTTTGCCTGTAAAATACGAAACAAAAACATCGGATATGCTATTCGAGCTTTATGTTGACGAAATGAAAGAACAATATAAGGTTCTGAATAAGCGCTGGAGCATTGTCAAGGATCAGGATATACAGTTCCCGCTAAATGGTGTTTCCAATGCCGATCTGGAGTATTATGTTGCAATGAATAAGCTTCCTTCCGAGCTAAAAGATTGGGAACTTAAGAAGTATTATCCTCTAATAAAAGCTAAGATTGAAGATGATTTGAAAGCAAGCATGAATGCCGAAAGGAACCCTGAGGCGAGACGTGAATTGGAAATGTTGTTTAGTCAGAGTTCAGCAGATGTAAAATCAAATAATGAAAACAACAAGCTTGTTATAGCATTAATAAATGATATACACATAAGCAATAATTTGTTATATGAACTTTTGGAAAAATCCATTGAAGATTTGATAAAAAAAGAGCCAGACATACTTGTACTTGGTGGGGACATATTGGATGGATTTTATAAGAACCATGGAGCCGAGCCACATATAAACAATTCGTCATACCATGTAGAAAAAGTAAAAGATATACTCAGAAAAGACTCCGCTGACACCTTGAACGAATTCTATAAGATGAAGTCTGAGCAGCTATACTTCAACATAGATGAACAGGTTATATTTCTTCTTGACAAGTTGGAAGATTTGGTGTATAAGATTGCAGAAAAGGGTGGTACTGTAATCACTATTTCAGGAAATCATTACAATAAAACTGAAGGGCAGGGGCATAGAGACGAGTCCACAGTTATAGCCAATTCCTTAAGGCAGAGGCTCCAGGGTTACCTTGATGGAATACGTAAGGCAGGAGGGAATGCCGAACTTGAGAAAAATTTAGAAAAGGCTATCTATGGAATTACAGCAATTGTTGGAGGTGAATTTGGGGCAGGAGAAAAGAATATCAATGGCTTGAAAGTCTATCTGTCGCATGAGATGGGAACATCTAGCGAGAGCAGCTTGGTTAAGTACATAATGGACAAAAGACCTGATAGGCCAGGAGCATTCATATCTGGGCATGACCATATTGCAGAGGCGGGATTTGTAGGCCCTAATTTATTTGTAAAAGGCCCGAGTATGCAGGAGTCTGATAGCTCTTTTATGAACTTCCTACCAATACCAGTAGGTGATTACCCTAAAGGCGCTATCAATGGCTACACACTCATAGAACTTGATCTTGATAGAGATAGCAGGATATTAGATTCTTCGATCGAATATGTGCTTGCAAGAAATCTTATAAGATCGGATTCGCCTTCTGCGATCATAAGCAAGGCTAATAAGAAAGCAGACAATATAAGCGTGAATTACCACAACCAAGGAGATAAAGAGAAGAGCAAAAGCAGGACCTGAATTCCAATCTGCGGGCCCGACGGGATTTTCATGTTTGCTTTTTAGGACAAACAATTTGAACCCGTGACCATCAGCTTAGAAGGCTGCCGCTCTATCCAAGCTGAGCTACGGGCCCACATACTTTCAAGCCAATATATTCGATACACAATTCAAACAAAATCTGCATAATATCAGCTGATTGGAATAATTTACTTTTAACTCCATATTTATAAATACTTTTCATTACTTTTCAGATCTTAATAATGAATTGTGCTCCTCTCCGATGTTGAAGAACCTGCGCGTATTTATGGTCAATTCCTTTGCGGTTTCCTCCAATCCCATCCCCTTGGCCTTGGCTATCAACTCTATTGAGTATATCACGTCTTTTGGCAAAGAGCCCGCAGTTGGAGAGTCCGTTTCGGCCATCAAGTTTTTCATAGGGACTGCTTTTATAACCGCATTCCTTTTTGAGGATGGTAAAGGCGGTATTGATATCATGTATCCATATTCCACTGCCTTCATCGCTTGTTCAACAGTTCCCTCAAAGAAATGTATATGCGCCTTTTTTACTTTTTTCTTGTGTAGCATATAAAGCACTTCGTCCATCGCTTCGCGGGAATGGACCGTCACTGGCAAGTCCAGCTTGTTTGCCAAAGTCAACATCCTTAGGAACAGGCTTCTTTGCTTTGGCTTGGAGCCTTTTATTTGAGAAGCAAATTTATAGTCTAATCCTATTTCGCCTATGCCTTTTATAGATTTGGAGTGGCGTTTTATGAAATCTATTACATAGTCAACTTCATATTTTTTTAGGGATGCTGCAAACTCTGGATGTATGCCAAGACAAGCAAATATGTGCTTGTTATCGGCAAGTTCAAGATTCCTTATATTTGAGGGCATGTCGACCCCGTTCGTCACCATGCCTGCAATATACATAAGTGAATCATTTATGTCCTCTTGTTTTAGCTGGTCCAAATGGCAATGCGCATCTATTATATTGAATACTCTAATTTCGCCTGTAATTTGCTCTTTCTTTTGCCTGGTTTGACTCTGTATCTGCAAACTTTGAACCATCAAAATACCTTGTTTGAGTTAAGATTATCTATGTAAATATTTATTTATATTGGGAATTAGTATGATTTGCGTTTTGGCTGTTTTGGTTTATTGCTGTTTTATTTGCATACCCTACACATTGCAAAACTTATAAATATATTGAATTTTCTAATCAGTTATGTAGTTTGCTGAATTATAGATGTTTAAAATGGCTGAGGATTATTCAAACAGAGATGAAAAAAAGGAGGAGATTAGAAAAAATGAAAAAGGCATTAAGAAGCAAAAGTTTGAACTTAATAAATACCTCCCTTACATATTGATATTATTGGTGCTTGTAGTGGTAATCGTATTATTCGCAAGCTTATCCGCACAGCTAAATTCCATTTCAAGCAAGTTGGAGAATATTTCATCTTCTAAACCGACCACTGCAACGAACAACACTGCAGGAAATGTTACTTTATCCGATCCGTCCTATAAGATAACGGGCTCCCTTATAGTTCCGCCTAAATCCTTGCCAAATGATCCAATCATAACTGCAAATGCATCATTTGGGAGCAGACTGACCAATATAAACCAGCCATTGAATGCAAGCGAACTGGCAATATTCAACAATGCTAATGACAGTTATTTTGAAGAGGCAGGCCAGATGATTCTGAATGGCACCTTTGGGGGCTATGTGTTTGGTTCAACTACTGGATCAAATGCAGAAGTTAAAAAATTAGATAACCCATTTGTGGTAAATGGAAAACCTTCCGTAATTTACTTAGGTTCAATTACCTGCATTTATTGCGGGGAGAACAGATGGGCCATGGCTTTGGCTTTGGGCAGGTTCGGGAATTTCAGCGAACTTTATAAAGGGTATTCGTCTTTTGGCGACCATGACATTCCTACAATTTATTGGGCACCTTCGCATTACAACCAATCGGCTGAGGACTTGGGAAACTTTTACAGCAGCAAATATATAAATTTCATTTCTATAGAGGATACTCTTCCTATAACTGGAGGATTTCAATTAAACCCCATGTCAACGATACAATCAAGGATAAATGCAACAAACAATAGCATTTACATAGATGCATTTGACCTAATATTGGGTCTTAACAACTTTGAAGGCACGCCTTACACAATATGGGGCAAATACAATGTTCTTGGAGCGGATGATGCGGACTTTGGATTCAAATCCGAGCCAAGCGGCAACCCTTCAATAGAATATAAGACCCATAATATGGTATTCGATAATATAAGCCATCCAGATAGTGAGTTCGGATATTTAGAATATGCAGGAGCAGACCTTTACATTGCAATGACCTGTGCTACAATAAATAACACTGCGCCTATATGCTCTCTGCCGGTGATACCTAAATTGGAGTCTTATGAGGGTTACAACTGAAGGTGATAGCAATTAATTTCAAATCAAAGAGATTGAGAATTTTAAAGGATATATTTTCTAAACCTTTATACTTGGCAATTTTGGTAGTGGCAGGATTTTTGTATTACTTTCTTCTATATACTATAATAAAAATGAGCTCGTTTCATGGAATTATAATCCTGACTGCTCCTTTATACATGTTTTACCTGCTAGTTGCCACTTCTGCAGTTTTAATTACAATAAGCATTTATGGCATAAGGAAGAGGATTGCGATTAAGGATGCTACTGCAGGAGGGGTTGTCAGTGTTGTCATGCCTTCTGTTGGGGGGTTGGTTGCAGGATGTGGATGCAGTGCACCTTTGCTGTCAAGCTTACTGATACCGGTTTTGGGTAGTATAGGCGCCGAAAGCTTTATAAGCTACTTATCAGCTTACAACATTTATATATTCGGGGTTTTAGTGTTGATAAATCTGATAATTATTTATTACCAGCTTAATTTGCTTTCAAAGTAAGCTATCTTAAACAACATGTTAAAATAGGTAAGTTTATAAAGGATTGCCTGACAATATTTAGTGAATTTTAAAATAGGCAATATTAGCCAACTCTATTGGATATTTGTTTCTGTGGTACTATGACATTTGAATTCATGGACAAGATCTCGAAGTACATTCCAGTCATAACGCCGCCCAAAAAACCACTTTCATTAAGGGAAAAAATGGTGTGGACTGCGATAATCCTTGGGATATACTTCCTTCTATATAACACTTATGCAATTGGCGTGAACATAACTGATGTAACCCAGCCTGTACTGCAGCTTATAAGCATAATATTTGCGGCCAGGATAGGGAGTATAATAACAGTGGGAATAGGTCCAATAGTTCTGTCCAGCATAGTATTGCAGCTACTTAATGGATCTGGGATAATACACATAGATATGGATAACCCTATAGAAAAAGGAAGATTCCAGAGCTTGCAGAAGTTTTCTGCGATTGCAATTGCAGTTATTGAATCTGTTGCATTCGTATTGAGTGGATATGTACCTGTTAGCAATCCGGGATTGGCCGGGGTGGTAATGCTTCAGTTGGCCTTGGGCGCCATAGCTATAATTTTCATGGATGAAATGATGAGCAAATATGGCATAACATCTGGAATAAACATGTTCATAGCTGCAGGAGTGTCATATGCAATTGTAGCGGGAACAGCAACTGTTATATTCCCTGAAGTTATAGGAGCGATAACGGCTGGAGGTGCAGCAGCTCCTGCAAATGCGGTTCTTGCTTTTGGTCCACTTATATTTGCCATAATAGTATTTTTAGTGAGCATATATGCTTACGAGATGAAGATAGAACTGCCTCTTAGCTTTGGCCAAATGAGGGGTGTTGGAGGGCGTCTGCCTATACCATTCCTTTATGTGAGTGTTTTGCCAGTTATACTTGCGACAGCACTTGAGGAGAGTTTTACTGTTTGGTTTAAGTTCCTTTCTGGAATTACGGGTTCGTTTGCTAATTTCGCCAAGTTCATAGCTTACTATCAAAATGGGGCGCTTTCAGGAGGTCTTGTCTATCTTATATCTCCTTCTTTCCCTCTGCCATATAGCGCACCTTACGGTATAGGAGGTTACTTGCCTTATTTCTCCTATCTGCTAACACATACTTCAGATCTTTTCCTTCCTATGGGGGGCATGATACTGGTTCCGGAATGGATCCATGTAATAGTATACATAGTCGTTCTTGAAATACTCTGTGTAGTGTTTGGAAAATTCTGGATAGAGATGACAGGACAAAACCCCGAGAAGCTCGCACAGCAATTGCAGGACATGGGATGGCAGATACCAGGATTTAGAAGAGACCCTAGAATGATAAAGAAGTTATTGGACAAGTATATACCGGATATAACAGTGCTTGGGAGCTTGTTTGTAGGGCTTCTTGCAGCAATAGCGACATTGACTGGTGCAATAGGCACTGGGATGGGTATATTGCTTACTGTGGGTATAATATACATGGTTTACCAGCAGCTAGAGCAGGAGAACTTATATGAGACTTATCCAATACTTAGCAAGATAGCAAAATAATTTGTTTTCTTCTGTTAATTTATTTTAGTACTTAGTAAATTTATGCTTTTTATGCTAGTTTTATTATTAGGCAAAAGATAAGCTAATTAATAGAGATAAGTTTGACTTTGTATGAAATTACGGATTGGATATTAAATAATAATGAGCAGCAAAATATTTTACGAAATAAAAATAGAAGTAAAAATAGGAAAACTTAAAATATAATTAAAGTTCTCCTACTCTACGTTTCTGAGCTCTCTTTAACCTTTTGCGCCTTTTCTTTTTCCATTTCCAGCGCATCCTGCCTTTCTTTTTCCATTTTCTAGGTATACTTCCCAAATATTCACCTGTTTGAATGAATTAAACTTTTTAATAAACTATTTTGGTACTGTAAAGGCCTGCCATTTGTTTTAGGGCATTGCAATTACAGGTTTAAATACAAATAGTTACTTTTATTACTAACTAAAAGTATAAATAAGTATCGCGTATTTGCTTATTTCGGTATCGTCTTGGATTACTCCTCATTCAATAGGCAGTATTTAAGGCTATCAGAATTACTAACAATAATTAAATATTTAATCCTGTAAATTTAATTGATACCATGGCGAGTGCTTCTATAGGCGTGATTATTTTAATACTTATAGTAATCGTTCTAGCCATAGTTGGGTATTTTGAGACAGGAGGATTTAAATTAAATAAAAGTATAAGCGTGACCCCCCCACCACCTGCACCTAAACATGTCAGTAAGCCCAATGTTAACAATTCGACTAATTATCTTTATGGTTGTGACAATTATGATTTACAAGCTAATGCGGGTTCGACTTCAATTGGTGCCTGCACGTGGGGTGGAGGAACATTGGGAGTATGGGTTTCTACAGGTAAGATGGGTTTTGTAAATTTCAGCATAGTCGGTTCAAATAATAAAACATATGTTAAGCAGGAATACCTTCCTTACAGTTGCAGTACATTTTATACTGAGTTTTATGCCCCCGCACAGATTTATTACTTGACTTTGGGTGCAAGTAACTCTACAACTAATGGACCTTGCTTGAACAACTATAGTATAGTGACGCTTAATACAAGTGTAAAGGTACTGGTAAATAAGACTTATTATTCATTTTATCAAGGCAATCTTTCAACAGGTACCTATATTGGCTGGAGCACTTCAGGCACCGCCTTTGGAGGTTTGCCTCTTAATCTCACTTATGCAAATGATGTCGGCTGCTATCCAAAAGACCCTTGGGAGAATTATTCAGGGATTTATTATATATCATCTTATAACTGCTCGCCAATAGAAAGCACTGGCAATATCACTTCAAGCAGATTCTTAATTGATAAACCTTTCCTGAATTTGCAGATAATAAGCCCTAAAAACAGTTTGGATTACTTGGAGATAATTCCATCTAATGCAAGCACTCCCTATATAACGGATCAGGTATCGACTTATAGCCTTAGCCTTTCCAATGGGAGCTTAATAGGCCAGGGGTATAAATTAGAGAATGCAACAATACCGTTGACATCCCTGCTTGGAAAGGTAGTAAGGCTTCGCATAGTACAGGAGTCAGATCAGAAATATGAATATATGATAGCAGGAGATATAAGGATGTCAGATTACCCTGATCAAGGTACAGGATTCCTTGACAACATTACTTATGAAAAGTGAATAGGATGCAGAATTACTCATTTCTGCCATTGCATGGGGGCAATGCCCCTAAATGGCTATTTGGACGGATGGTTAAGCTATCATCCTTAATAGCAAATGAGATAATAGATGAATATGGAGCTGATGAATTTGTGAAAAGAGTTGCTGATCCTTATTGGTTCCAAGCTCTTGCATGTGCAGTTGGTTATGATTGGCATAGCAGTGGAACGACAACTGTTACCATGGCAGCGCTAAAGCAAGCTCTTGACGGATATAGCGACATATATATAGCAGGAGGAAAAGGCAAAACAGGGTTAAAAACACCTGATGACATATTGAAGGGTGCAGACCTGTTATCCACCAATAATGCGGAACAACTTGTAAAATACAGCAGGATTACTGCAAAGATAGACTCTTCGCTTATATATGATAATTTTGGCATATACCACCATA is a genomic window containing:
- a CDS encoding TatD family hydrolase, which translates into the protein MVQSLQIQSQTRQKKEQITGEIRVFNIIDAHCHLDQLKQEDINDSLMYIAGMVTNGVDMPSNIRNLELADNKHIFACLGIHPEFAASLKKYEVDYVIDFIKRHSKSIKGIGEIGLDYKFASQIKGSKPKQRSLFLRMLTLANKLDLPVTVHSREAMDEVLYMLHKKKVKKAHIHFFEGTVEQAMKAVEYGYMISIPPLPSSKRNAVIKAVPMKNLMAETDSPTAGSLPKDVIYSIELIAKAKGMGLEETAKELTINTRRFFNIGEEHNSLLRSEK
- a CDS encoding DUF929 family protein gives rise to the protein MAEDYSNRDEKKEEIRKNEKGIKKQKFELNKYLPYILILLVLVVVIVLFASLSAQLNSISSKLENISSSKPTTATNNTAGNVTLSDPSYKITGSLIVPPKSLPNDPIITANASFGSRLTNINQPLNASELAIFNNANDSYFEEAGQMILNGTFGGYVFGSTTGSNAEVKKLDNPFVVNGKPSVIYLGSITCIYCGENRWAMALALGRFGNFSELYKGYSSFGDHDIPTIYWAPSHYNQSAEDLGNFYSSKYINFISIEDTLPITGGFQLNPMSTIQSRINATNNSIYIDAFDLILGLNNFEGTPYTIWGKYNVLGADDADFGFKSEPSGNPSIEYKTHNMVFDNISHPDSEFGYLEYAGADLYIAMTCATINNTAPICSLPVIPKLESYEGYN